The Phaeobacter sp. A36a-5a genome contains a region encoding:
- a CDS encoding DUF3775 domain-containing protein, which produces MLEISARKVAQVAMMARELSRAEGELRAFIDRMGEDEQAELVAIMWIGRGSFDADDLEEAIATAQQEATTPTADYLIGTPHLADNLESGLDALGIDVQSVEEDVIGR; this is translated from the coding sequence ATGCTGGAGATCAGTGCCCGAAAGGTGGCGCAAGTGGCCATGATGGCGCGCGAGCTATCGCGCGCCGAGGGGGAGCTCAGGGCGTTTATCGACCGCATGGGCGAGGATGAGCAGGCCGAGCTGGTTGCGATCATGTGGATTGGCCGAGGCAGTTTCGACGCCGACGATCTGGAGGAGGCCATCGCAACCGCTCAGCAGGAGGCGACCACGCCGACTGCGGATTACCTGATCGGGACACCACATCTGGCGGATAATCTGGAATCCGGCTTGGACGCGCTGGGGATAGATGTTCAGAGCGTCGAAGAGGATGTCATCGGGCGCTGA
- a CDS encoding adenylate/guanylate cyclase domain-containing protein: MQQTTIAPLLNTASIAAERLVSVLRIAVTLGLFAVFVVTMSGVDFSSLAPFLHRQLLFALLTMFAYLTLGIVTFAATTFGWFRPWMSWISVTADCAFLLFNVWFSLENSNYPGGVALLLPPAWLVPLVLAYGVMRMDPRLQLYTTVLLTGGLGILIFWPVTRLDVGQMGSLYSVLDSPANVMKLTMILLAGLVMVVAAARMRRLFYRELTAAEARANLTRYLPAQVADQLADGGLSALQQGQRQPMAVMFVDIRGFTRWSESRDPQEVGDFITAFRNEVEFSATRHGGMIDKYMGDAAMLLFDDAPVARGGANGAARALACAATLSEAIHRWSDRRVAAGEPPVDIGIGVHAGEVFSGVVGNAARLEYSVFGDAVNTASRLEQHSKTVPQTIIASAVTFEIAGIAPARQRWVALPPVTLRGRSRLIEIYAKDS, encoded by the coding sequence ATGCAACAGACCACCATCGCTCCCCTGCTGAACACGGCCTCAATCGCGGCAGAGCGGCTGGTGTCGGTTCTGCGGATCGCGGTGACGCTGGGCCTGTTTGCCGTATTCGTGGTGACGATGTCGGGGGTGGACTTCAGCTCTCTGGCGCCCTTCCTGCATCGTCAGCTGCTGTTTGCGCTATTGACGATGTTTGCCTATCTGACCCTCGGTATCGTTACCTTTGCTGCGACGACATTCGGGTGGTTCCGGCCCTGGATGTCCTGGATCAGCGTGACGGCGGACTGTGCCTTTCTGCTCTTCAATGTCTGGTTCAGCCTTGAGAACAGCAACTACCCCGGAGGCGTGGCGCTGCTGCTGCCGCCGGCCTGGCTGGTTCCGCTGGTGCTGGCCTACGGTGTCATGCGGATGGACCCGCGCCTGCAGCTGTATACGACGGTTCTGCTGACCGGTGGGCTGGGGATCCTGATTTTCTGGCCGGTGACCCGGCTGGATGTGGGGCAGATGGGCAGTCTGTACAGCGTGCTGGACAGCCCGGCAAACGTGATGAAGCTGACAATGATCCTGCTGGCCGGATTGGTCATGGTTGTGGCGGCTGCGCGGATGCGGCGATTGTTTTACCGGGAGCTGACGGCGGCCGAGGCGCGCGCCAACCTGACCCGCTATCTGCCGGCGCAGGTGGCCGATCAGCTCGCGGATGGCGGGCTTTCGGCGCTGCAACAGGGCCAGCGCCAGCCGATGGCCGTGATGTTTGTCGATATCCGCGGCTTTACCCGCTGGTCGGAATCACGTGATCCGCAGGAGGTCGGAGATTTCATCACCGCATTCCGCAATGAGGTGGAATTCAGCGCCACCCGGCATGGCGGAATGATCGACAAATATATGGGCGATGCGGCAATGCTGCTGTTTGATGATGCGCCTGTGGCGCGCGGCGGCGCAAATGGCGCCGCCCGGGCTCTGGCCTGTGCGGCGACGCTGAGCGAGGCCATTCACCGCTGGTCGGACCGGCGCGTCGCTGCGGGCGAGCCGCCGGTGGACATTGGCATCGGCGTTCACGCAGGTGAGGTGTTTTCTGGTGTTGTCGGCAATGCGGCGCGGCTGGAATATTCGGTCTTTGGAGATGCGGTCAACACCGCCTCCCGCCTCGAGCAGCACAGCAAGACCGTTCCGCAGACCATCATTGCCTCAGCTGTTACGTTTGAGATCGCAGGTATCGCCCCCGCGCGCCAGCGTTGGGTTGCCCTGCCGCCGGTGACGTTGCGCGGGCGCAGCAGGCTGATCGAGATCTACGCCAAAGACAGCTGA